The window TTCGTACAGGTTGACTGGAACCATCCACAAATTTTGGGAGATAAAATAAAAGTAACCTGGACAGATCAGGAGTCTTTCTCTCTAAATTTTCCAGGAGAATCCTATTTTAAATTTCTTCCAGGGTTACCAAGCGAAAAAATTGAGCTAGATAATTACGAATCAAAAAAATATAAATTTGGTGAATGGATTGATTTTCCTTTAGCTAAAATTCAAATTGGCCTTATTGAAAATGTATCAGAAGGAGAAATTCTAATTCAATTAAATACAAAACAAACCCTACTTGGGAAATATGCAGGTGAAAACCTTCAAGTTTGGCCAATTGATCAAACGTCTTCTATTCTTGGCTTAACCTTAAACACATCTCACCCAGTAAAAGGAGCGGAATACCTCAATAATTTAATGGAGGTATATATGGGAATGGAGCTTGAAGAAAAAAACAGGGTTTCAAAAAACACTGTGGACTTTATCGACAAACAAATTTCAGGTGTGGCTGATTCCTTAAATTATTTTGAGACCAGCTTAGAATCTTTTAGAAGTAAGAATAAAACTTATAACATTGAAGCGGAAGGAAGTTCTGTTTATAAAGAAATAACCGAACTAGAAAGACAACTCTCTCAAGAAAAATGGAAAAGACAATATTTCACAAATTTACAAACCTATCTAGTAAGAGAGAGCTATGATCAAATCATAATACCGTCAGGAATCGGAATAGAAGATCCGGTATTAAATAATCTTATCCAAAATTTAATAACTCTTCAGGAAGAAAGGTCTTATTACTTGAGCACATTAACCGAAGCTTCTCCTTTGGTAAGTGGTGTTACCAAGAAAATTGAAGACAACACTACCTTGCTGTTAGAGGTATTAAGGAATATTAATAATAACACTCAAAACCTGATTGAAGATTTAGAAAACAGAATACAGACTGCAGAAAATCAATTTACCCGGTTACCAACCACCCAACAAGATTTAATTAAAATAGAAAGAGGATTTACACTAAATGAAAGCATTTACACTTTTCTGTTACAAAGAAGAGCTGAATCAGCCCTTGCAATGGCTTCAAATACACCCTCAAGTAGGATTGTAGAATTTGCACAGCCATCTGACCAACCCATAATTGTAAAAAAAATAGCTATATACATCATAGCTTTATTTGTGGGTTTAGCTTTTCCAATTGCAATTTTCAGCACATTTATCCTAATGGAGACAAAGATAAAAGACCCGGCTGAATTGGATGAAGAATTGGCAGTTCCATTATTGGGGAAAATTTGCAAAAGTAAAACATTGGGGCAATTAACTGTATTGGAACAACCACGATCTGTAGTTTCAGAAACTTTTAGATCATTGAAAACCAATATCAGCTTCGTTATCCCTAAAGATAAGCAAATAACAATGGCGATTTCTTCTACAATATCCGGTGAAGGAAAAACATTTACAGCGATTAATCTGGCTTCAATTTATTCACTGAATTTAAAAAACACCCTTTTAATAAGTTGCGACATGTTTAAACCTAGCACTTTAAAGGATTTTAAATTAAAAGGTAAAAAAGGTCTTTCGAATTTTCTGAGTGAGCAAGTAAACAATGTAGATGATATCATACAGCCCACCAAATTTCCATTATTTAGCATCATTACTTCAGGAGAAACCCCACCAAACCCTTCGGACCTTTTAGCTTCCAGAAGATTTGGCCTTCTAATGGAAGAGTTGAAAAATAAGTATGACGTTATCATATTAGATACCCCTCCTGTCGGATTGATCAGCCAATCTTTTGAACTTTTGAAACAGGTAGACTTGACCCTTTATGTGTTGAGGTACAACTTTAGTAAGAAAGAATACATTAACGACATTAATGAGATTAAAATGAAAAAAGGCGTTAATAATATTTTTGCAGTTCTCAATGATGTATCAGATAAACACCTAACTTATAAAGGGTTGAATTACGGATACTACGAAGAATCGGGGAGCAAACAACATAAGTTTAAAAAACTCTTTGGAAGAAACAATGCCGCACTATAACCTTAATTATAGGTTATAGTTTGGGTTTTAAATCATTTAAAATTTCAAATGTTTATTACAAAGAAACCATTAAAATTTTATTTGGAATGAAGGCATTTTTTCTTTTAATTGAATTGGCTATCCCTTTATTTTTAGGTTATATAATCTGGAAAAAAGGACAGCTTTCTATATTATATATGCCTGTAATATTTTTTTGCTATGCATTCATAGACAGGAATTTATCTGCTGCCATAAGCTATTTGATATATGCCGTTATTATTGGTTTTTTTATTTTCAATAATCCATTATTCATAAAACGAAATATTTTTGCTGTCATACTTATCTTATATTATTTCTTTTTATTACCTAATTCAAGGGATTTAGCGGAAGTTAGACCGATATTTTTTGGAGCCATATTGGTATTCTTTTTTGTGCCATTATTATCTGAGGTCTCTAGAAAATATTCAAGAGAACAACTTTTCGGAGCATTAAGTGAATCGGCACTCATCGTTCTAATTCTTTTTATTATCAATGTAATTCTTTCAACCATATTTAGGTACATGCCTACCGGCACAGGTTACTATGGCACTACTTCGGGACTTTTATATGGATCACTTTCATTAGACAACCTTAACATCCTCCCATTTGCAGGCTATATTGTCGTTCGCAGAGGAGTTAAAGACAAAAATTTAATATTCCTCATGGTGTATTTGGTGGCCGCATTTTTCATCCTTCTCACTTTTAGAAGAACAGTAATGCTATTAGTCGTATTGGCTCCCATGTTTGTGATGGTGGAATTATTAAACTTTCGCCAATTTTTCGAATTTCTCAAATATGGATTTATCATTACCATAGTTAGCAGCCTGGTAATTTATCAAACAGGCTTTTTAGATGCTTTTTGGGAGCGGTATGAAAATCGTAAATTAGATGAAAGAGGACTTGAAAAAGAACCTCGGCTCATGGAATTTGAGATGATATACAAGGACATGTTTGTATATTACGATTACAGCCCATGGTTTGGCTATGAGCTTTTTGCCTCACATGGGAATTATGGAAAAGGCAAACTAGGCACGAGAAGTTTGCACACAGACTTCGGAACTATCATGCATGCGAGTGGGATCATTGGATTCACATTGTATCTGCTAATGGTTTTTACAGCCTTTTATTCAGTTTGGAAACGTACTAAAACTAGGGAAGATTATCTCCGTATTTTATTTATCTCAATGGCCTTCGTGATTTTTTTCATGTCTGGAAGGTGGCACACCATCTCATCAATGGCCCTCATGTATGGATTACTATACATTCCTTTGGGAAAAAACCCCAAAAAACCACCTAATTTAAATTTCATTAAGGTTTCATCATTGAAATTGGCACCTAATAACCATGTGCTAATAAAATAATGGCAAAATTAAGCTTCTCTTGAATTTCTCAATAGCCCATAGACCTCCCGCTTTTTTATTTAGTTAAAAACTGATTATAAACTATTTATATGAAACCTGTTATTTTACTCGGAATGCCTAGAAGTGGGACTAAACTATTACGTTCCTTTTTAAATCAGCACCCTAAAATCAACATACCTGATAACGAAAGTTACCTAATCCATAACTCCATTCGGAAATTTGGTGAAGCCTATGATTTTAGTGTT of the Cyclobacterium marinum DSM 745 genome contains:
- a CDS encoding GumC family protein; its protein translation is MRSIQNDNQLLYMEDKNQIDPIKFIKKVLSYWPFILASMVIAMGLAHYYNQSTPSVYQVGGKFMVTDNMNSNLIDLTGMPQGSSYQPPGQNVSNQSILMKSKPVAEKVLELMDLSVDYFEPGVLVDRELYKSSPIFVQVDWNHPQILGDKIKVTWTDQESFSLNFPGESYFKFLPGLPSEKIELDNYESKKYKFGEWIDFPLAKIQIGLIENVSEGEILIQLNTKQTLLGKYAGENLQVWPIDQTSSILGLTLNTSHPVKGAEYLNNLMEVYMGMELEEKNRVSKNTVDFIDKQISGVADSLNYFETSLESFRSKNKTYNIEAEGSSVYKEITELERQLSQEKWKRQYFTNLQTYLVRESYDQIIIPSGIGIEDPVLNNLIQNLITLQEERSYYLSTLTEASPLVSGVTKKIEDNTTLLLEVLRNINNNTQNLIEDLENRIQTAENQFTRLPTTQQDLIKIERGFTLNESIYTFLLQRRAESALAMASNTPSSRIVEFAQPSDQPIIVKKIAIYIIALFVGLAFPIAIFSTFILMETKIKDPAELDEELAVPLLGKICKSKTLGQLTVLEQPRSVVSETFRSLKTNISFVIPKDKQITMAISSTISGEGKTFTAINLASIYSLNLKNTLLISCDMFKPSTLKDFKLKGKKGLSNFLSEQVNNVDDIIQPTKFPLFSIITSGETPPNPSDLLASRRFGLLMEELKNKYDVIILDTPPVGLISQSFELLKQVDLTLYVLRYNFSKKEYINDINEIKMKKGVNNIFAVLNDVSDKHLTYKGLNYGYYEESGSKQHKFKKLFGRNNAAL